In Lepus europaeus isolate LE1 unplaced genomic scaffold, mLepTim1.pri SCAFFOLD_28, whole genome shotgun sequence, a single genomic region encodes these proteins:
- the LOC133754693 gene encoding MLV-related proviral Env polyprotein-like translates to MVVVNSSPHIPYHITWQLINLRTGAIVNSTSGFNVLSDYFPELYFDLCQLFDADDVCVGKGGTYVCPGGKNGKSLPGCGGPEVGYCEKWGCETTGSAHWKPSSSWDLITIGAAPGIIFSNCGGRDCSTCINGTLGRCHLQILRFTDKGKQDKWVGPKSWDIYLYRPARDPFALFALNQMVAVATVSVGPNKILTDQRSPTSPHFAKGKSLGQVLVRNRPSQMPASSQSSLASPTTVFPNKHVVATPPPPGPENSSLPGTGHRLLNLIHGAFQALNGSDPDRTRDCWLCLASPPPYYEGVAVIGNWTNHTIAPPQCTNLPSHRLTLPEVSGQGLCVGSIPPQYQGLCNKTMTLKPGTYYLTGPNGTFWACNTGLTPCLAGQAHNQTHEWCVMVEVWPRVTLHDPEEVYRQYEGNLRLPREPLTITLALILGELIVRGIGAGIGTGAAALSKTNQFHLLQQAMHSDLQALEESVSALEKSLTSLSDVVLQNRRGLDLVFLKEGGLCAALKEECCFYADHTGVVRDSMAKLRERLKQRQSHFEAGQSWFQSWFNSSPWLTTLISTITGPLIILLLILTFGPCIINRLLQFINSRLSITHALVLTQQYQSLKREDIEQTF, encoded by the coding sequence ATGGTTGTAGTAAACTCAAGTCCTCATATCCCTTATCATATTACTTGGCAGCTTATTAATTTAAGAACCGGAGCAATTGTCAATAGCACCTCTGGTTTTAATGTTCTTAGTGATTATTTTCCTGAATTGTATTTTGACCTTTGTCAACTTTTTGATGCTGACGATGTATGTGTTGGGAAGGGAGGAACCTATGTCTGTCCAgggggaaagaatggaaaatccCTTCCTGGTTGCGGGGGCCCCGAAGTAGGATACTGTGAAAAatggggatgtgaaaccactggAAGTGCACACTGGAAACCCTCCTCTTCATGGGACCTGATTACTATCGGGGCGGCTCCAGGTATAATATTTAGTAACTGTGGGGGTAGGGACTGTAGTACTTGTATAAATGGGACGTTGGGTAGGTGTCACCTCCAGATCCTTCGcttcacagataagggaaaacaggACAAATGGGTCGGGCCTAAGTCATGGGACATATACTTGTATAGACCGGCCAGAGACCCCTTTGCCCTATTCGCCTTGAACCAGATGGTTGCTGTCGCAACTGTATCGGTTggaccaaataaaatattaacagatcAGAGGAGCCCAACCTCCCCACACTTTGCAAAGGGGAAATCTCTTGGGCAGGTACTTGTCAGAAATCGGCCCAGTCAgatgcctgccagcagtcagtccAGTCTGGCTTCCCCGACAACCGTTTTCCCGAATAAGCACGTAGTAGCAACGCCTCCTCCGCCCGGCCCTGAAAATTCCTCCTTACCCGGAACGGGGCATAGGCTCCTCAACCTAATACATGGGGCCTTCCAAGCATTGAATGGCTCTGACCCCGATAGGACCCGGGATTGCTGGCTGTGCCTAgcctcacctcccccttattatgagggagtAGCTGTCATTGGAAATTGGACCAACCATACTATTGCCCCTCCCCAGTGCACCAATTTGCCATCCCACCGCCTAACTCTTCCAGAAGTGTCAGGGCAGGGACTCTGTGTAGGCTCCATTCCCCCTCAATATCAGGGCCTCTGTAATAAAACTATGACcctcaaaccaggcacctatTATTTAACAGGACCAAATGGAACATTTTGGGCATGCAATACAGGCCTAACCCCCTGCTTGGCAGGACAagctcataatcaaactcatgaaTGGTGCGTCATGGTTGAAGTATGGCCTCGGGTCACATTACATGACCCTGAGGAAGTCTACCGACAATATGAGGGAAATCTTCGGCTCCCTAGGGAACCCCTAACAATAACCCTAGCCCTCATATTGGGAGAACTCATAGTCAGGGGCATTGGggcaggcataggtaccggagcCGCTGCCCTGTCTAAGACAAATCAGTTTCACCTGTTACAACaagctatgcattcagatttacAAGCTTTAGAAGAATCTGTCAGTGCCTTGGAAAAGTCCTTAACTTCACTCTCCGATgtagtattacaaaatagaagggggctggacctggtatttttaaaggaaggaggactctgtgcagccctaaaggaagagtgttgtttctatgcggATCACACTGGAGTGGTCAGAGACAGCATGGCAAAATTAAGGGAGAGACTAAAACAACGACAGAGCCATTTTGAGGCAGGACAGTCCTGGTTTCAGAGCTGGTTTAACTCATCCCCTTGGTTAACAACCTTAATCTCCACCATCACAGGGCCCTTGATAATATTACTTTTAATCTTAACCTttggaccctgcataataaataggcttcttcagtttattaacagTAGACTGTCTATCACCCATGccctggtcctgacccagcagtaccaaagtttaaaaagagaagaCATAGAACAAACATTTTAG